A single region of the Xiphophorus maculatus strain JP 163 A chromosome 3, X_maculatus-5.0-male, whole genome shotgun sequence genome encodes:
- the cic gene encoding protein capicua homolog isoform X3 yields the protein MFSSENPQYLRQGLSMFVWTNVEPRSVPVFPWHSLVPFLAPTQSDAPSHPSEGQHPVNHPQATSLKTDCQGVAALSQEPAEAPPTVEKSPPSRPPPSSDEPLPEKEKGDVERERPDSETESDVDDPFLPGVVPEQPLSTSPVKRRTQSLSALPKDGDKSSPGKREKDHIRRPMNAFMIFSKRHRALVHQRHPNQDNRTVSKILGEWWYALGAMEKKKYHDLAFQVKEAHFKAHPDWKWCNKDRKKSSSEGRGVPGNKDIRERSMSESTEPHSVELKGVGPGLVGVSERSTGEGHVGQLTRPRAFSQSAVHSLERGDRGNTQALAELAQMCVDSGGQFTSHAPAPSQAQRGVSEDMTSDEERMVICEEEGDDDVIEDPYPSSSIDLKCKERVTDSDSENGSGDEGDRKRVFAPVICSTASSSSSHHTPHGRSVSLSSFPSSRRYDEGRSGVVGFSDHRRKERSDGETKDTLVNEGGSSMQASSLSISSAQLVKSTSSAGGPPSSSVGSLGASQALGIGAVRVASTVVTNVMRPVISTPLPIASKPRDGGPSSSPHPPERKSLTPQQQPQILIGPGGGVGPPAGGGGCYTSSSPNPVGAGGVVTNLVLGGALPAQSAVQLITPSPHPQPSHQHPLPCTAVSASHSQTNGPLPLLQPQFLPGSPAPPPGAKAITQVQYILPTLPANTNPKSPPQNLSQPTSIFNLPTVPPTHVSLANGKQQGAGLQTGYAPSPAVGVVNPGARVQTQSPVLQGKMFVPMTTVRTAQAPAQQIPIVTPPLPVQNGAQSGSKIIHLASMPMVQSQQPQGGAVHHASPFPVTVGAAVVAPGSAPSQAVLLPPAPTRITYVQSTPGVPSTLPLVSTTTGSSPTQQALPVPGSAYVPSPLATLGFTAIAPPGQTLVQPLIAGQAPLLATAQSPQPSTAAPASGSGGQIVTAIYPPSPSVTMATGVVSMAPVPPSVVYSVSNPSSASPHILPKHTIAPSTVMQLHLPPHPDRQADRHLPPDRSADRQSDRQPDRQVDILAHSDRQVERQNISYNSNSSAAPPSGSTASIRPSSPPLQIQAPGSTPKLLHLPVRLPQKVKATVATIPVGSYDGGGRGKDRERDKEREKEREREREREKEREREAAANSHFSFEPEPSGHTGSPAAHPSDEPPSSDTPLEGSSTADSSDPRNRESTTTKEGGWKETLPSSPLPPPSATEPALPPPQTDKDGPTPKKIKARPPPLKKTFDSVDKTGRVLSEVYFEERFAELPEFRPEEVLPSPTLQSLATSPRAILGSYRRKRKNSTDLDSAPDEQASPKRKSRRRSSCSSEPNTPKSAAKCEGDIFTFDRAATDGEDILAELEFEKVPYSSLRRTLDQRRALVMQLFQEQGFFPSAQATAAFQTRYSDIFPSKVCLQLKIREVRQKIMQTATPSDASILGPSESAASAPGPSGSQVGEGAGKGGGDLHDEEVEQGADASPEELRESQDSSR from the exons ATGTTCTCCTCAGAGAATCCTCAGTACCTTCGCCAAGGATTAAGCATGTTTG TGTGGACCAATGTAGAACCACGGTCAGTTCCAGTCTTCCCTTGGCATTCATTGGTTCCTTTCCTGGCACCCACCCAATCAGATGCTCCGTCTCATCCTAGTGAGGGTCAGCACCCTGTCAACCACCCTCAAGCAACCAGTCTAAAGACAG ATTGTCAGGGGGTGGCAGCGCTGTCACAGGAGCCTGCAGAGGCACCTCCCACTGTAGAGAAAAGTCCCCCATCCAGGCCTCCCCCTTCGTCTGATGAGCCTCTTCCAGAGAAGGAGAAGGGAGATGTGGAGAGGGAAAGACCTGACAGCGAAACCGAGAGTGATGTAGATGACCC CTTCCTCCCAGGAGTTGTACCAGAGCAGCCTCTCTCCACCTCCCCAGTAAAGCGACGTACTCAGTCTCTCAGTGCGTTGCCCAAAGATGGAGACAAGAGCAGTCCAGGAAAG AGGGAGAAGGATCACATCCGGCGACCAATGAATGCATTTATGATTTTCAGTAAGCGTCATCGAGCGTTAGTGCACCAACGGCACCCAAACCAGGACAACAGGACAGTCAGCAAGATTCTTGGGGAGTGGTGGTATGCCCTGGGAGCTATGGAGAAAAAGAAGTACCATGACTTGGCCTTCCAG gtgAAAGAGGCCCACTTTAAAGCACACCCAGACTGGAAGTGGTGCAACAAAGACAGGAAGAAGTCCAGCTCTGAAGGTCGTGGTGTCCCAGGAAACAAGGATATCAGAGAAAGAAGCATGTCCGAATCAACAG agcCCCATTCTGTGGAACTCAAGGGTGTGGGTCCAGGTCTGGTGGGTGTGTCAGAGAGGAGCACAGGAGAGGGGCATGTGGGTCAGCTTACCCGGCCCAGAGCCTTTTCCCAGAGTGCCGTGCACAGCCTGGAGAGGGGAGACAGGGGGAACACTCAAGCTCTGGCAGAGCTGGCCCAG ATGTGTGTGGACAGCGGTGGCCAGTTTACCAGCCATGCTCCTGCACCCTCTCAGGCTCAACGGGGGGTCAGTGAGGATATGACCAGTGATGAAGAGCGTATGGTCATCTGTGAAGAGGAAggagatgatgatgtcattg AGGACCCTTATCCCAGCAGCTCCATAGACCTAAAGTGTAAGGAGCGTGTGACCGACAGCGATAGTGAGAACGGTTCAGGAGATGAAGGGGATCGGAAG AGAGTATTTGCGCCCGTCATCTGTTCCACTGCATCATCGTCTTCCTCACACCATACCCCTCATGGCAGGAGTGTCtcactgtcctcttttcccaGCAGCAGACGTTATGATGAGGGCAGATCTGGAGTGGTAGGGTTTTCAGACcacagaagaaaggaaagaagtgATGGAGAGACTAAAGACACTTTAGTGAACGAGGGAGGCAGCAGTATGCAGGCCtcttctctctccatctcttctGCTCAACTGGTCAAATCAACTTCTTCAGCTGGAGGGCCTCCATCCTCATCAGTAGGTTCCCTAGGAGCAAGCCAAGCTCTGGGCATTGGTGCTGTAAGGGTTGCATCTACCGTAGTGACGAACGTGATGCGTCCGGTCATCAGCACACCGCTCCCAATCGCCAGCAAACCTAGAGATGGCGGCCCGTCGTCAAGCCCGCATCCTCCAGAGAGGAAGTCCCTCACTCCCCAGCAGCAGCCCCAAATTCTGATTGGTCCAGGAGGAGGAGTTGGGCCTCCAGCCGGAGGGGGTGGGTGCTACACTTCATCATCACCAAACCCTGTAGGTGCGGGTGGTGTAGTGACTAACTTAGTGTTAGGAGGGGCTCTGCCTGCTCAGTCTGCTGTCCAGCTCATCACTCCCTCCCCTCACCCTCAGCCGTCCCATCAGCATCCTCTTCCCTGTACAGCCGTCTCTGCGTCACACAGCCAAACCAACGGCCCCCTGCCCCTCCTCCAGCCCCAGTTCCTCCCTGGCTCCCCCGCACCGCCCCCCGGGGCTAAGGCCATCACACAAGTTCAGTACATCCTGCCCACCCTCCCTGCCAACACCAACCCCAAGAGCCCACCGCAGAATCTCAGCCAGCCAACCAGTATCTTCAACCTACCCACAGTTCCACCAACACATGTGTCCCTGGCCAATGGGAAACAGCAGGGGGCCGGTCTGCAAACAGGATACGCTCCCAGCCCTGCAGTGGGCGTGGTCAACCCTGGAGCAAGAG TGCAAACCCAGTCTCCGGTGCTCCAGGGTAAAATGTTTGTTCCTATGACAACAGTTCGGACTGCGCAAGCCCCTGCCCAGCAGATTCCCATTGTCACTCCACCCCTTCCCGTCCAGAACGGTGCACAGTCCGGAAGCAAG atTATTCATCTTGCCTCCATGCCGATGGTCCAGTCCCAGCAGCCTCAGGGTGGAGCAGTGCATCATGCCAGCCCCTTCCCAGTAACAGTGGGAGCAGCAGTGGTGGCACCAGGATCTGCCCCCTCCCAGGCGGTGCTGCTGCCGCCTGCACCTACAAG AATTACCTATGTCCAGTCCACCCCGGGGGTGCCATCCACTCTGCCTCTAGTCTCCACAACAACAGGCTCCTCACCCACCCAGCAAGCTCTACCAGTGCCTGGATCTGCTTATGTTCCCTCACCTTTAGCAACCCTTGGGTTTACAGCCATTGCACCACCTGGACAGACACTGGTTCAGCCACTGATTGCAG GTCAGGCCCCTCTGCTCGCCACAGCTCAGTCCCCACAACCCTCCACCGCCGCCCCTGCCTCAGGTTCCGGGGGCCAGATAGTCACCGCCATTTACCCTCCATCACCAAgcgtcaccatggcaacagggGTGGTCTCTATGGCGCCAGTGCCCCCCAGCGTGGTCTACTCTGTCTCTAACCCTTCGAGCGCTTCTCCCCACATCCTGCCGAAACACACGATTGCCCCCTCCACCGTCATGCAGCTCCATCTGCCGCCCCACCCGGACCGCCAAGCGGACAGGCACTTGCCCCCGGACCGATCCGCCGACCGTCAGAGCGACAGGCAGCCCGACAGGCAGGTGGACATCCTGGCACATTCAGACAGACAGGTGGAGAGGCAGAACATAAGCTACAACAGTAACAGCTCGGCAGCACCCCCTAGTGGCTCAACTGCGTCCATAAGGCCCAGCAGTCCTCCACTTCAGATCCAAGCACCTG GCAGCACACCCAAGTTACTACATCTTCCAGTCAGGCTCCCCCAGAAAGTAAAAGCAACGGTGGCAACCATTCCTGTTGGCAGCTATGACGGAGGTGGCCGAGGGAAAGACAGAGAACGAGAcaaagagagggagaaggaaAGGGAGAGAGAACGAGAGCGagagaaggagagggagagagaagcAGCAGCCAACAGTCATTTCTCCTTTGAGCCTGAGCCTTCAGGGCACACGGGGTCTCCGGCAGCACATCCCAGTGATGAGCCGCCGTCCTCCGACACACCTCTGGAGGGTTCCAGCACCGCGGACTCCTCTGACCCAAGGAACAGGGAAAGCACAACAACCAAAGAG GGTGGGTGGAAGGAGActctcccctcctctcctctcccccCTCCGTCAGCCACAGAGCCCGCTTTGCCTCCTCCACAGACTGACAAAGACGGACCTACACCCAAAAAGATCAAAGCCCGCCCACCACCACTAAAGAAAACCTTCGACTCTGTCGACAA GACTGGCAGGGTTCTCTCAGAGGTATATTTTGAGGAGCGGTTTGCCGAGCTGCCGGAGTTTCGACCCGAGGAGGTTTTGCCGTCACCCACCCTGCAGAGTCTGGCCACGTCACCTCGCGCCATCCTGGGCAGCTATCGTCGCAAGAGGAAGAACTCAACAG ATTTGGACTCTGCACCTGATGAGCAAGCCTCTCCAAAGAGGAAGAGTCGGCGGCgttccagctgcagctctgaacCCAACACACCTAAAAGTGCTGCCAAATGTGAAGGAGACATCTTCACCTTCGACAGAGCAG CCACAGATGGAGAGGACATTCTGGCAGAACTGGAGTTTGAAAAGGTGCCGTATTCGTCCCTGCGACGAACTCTTGACCAGAGGAGGGCGCTGGTCATGCAGCTGTTCCAGGAGCAGGGCTTCTTTCCGTCAG CTCAGGCCACTGCAGCATTCCAGACAAGATACTCCGACATTTTCCCCTCCAAGGTGTGTCTGCAGCTGAAGATCAGGGAGGTGCGGCAGAAGATCATGCAGACAGCGACACCCTCTGATGCCTCCATTTTAGGCCCGTCAGAGTCCGCTGCATCGGCTCCAGGACCGTCCGGCTCccaggtgggggagggggctGGCAAAGGAGGTGGAGACCTGCATGATGAGGAAGTGGAACAGGGAGCAGACGCGAGTCCAGAGGAGCTTCGTGAGTCACAGGACTCTTCTAGATGA